DNA sequence from the Lachancea thermotolerans CBS 6340 chromosome H complete sequence genome:
GCCTCTGGGAATTTTAGAACCACGGTAACGTCGGCAGTACGGACGAACATCTGAGGTCTGTAGTTTTCACCAAAGCCAGAATGTCTACCACCCTCCTCTTTGGAGAGAATGTATAGAGATGCTAGGAACTTGGTGTGCGCTTTGACAGTGCCAGGCTTGGCCAGAACCATACCTCTCTTCAGCTGGTCTCTTCTAACACCACGCAACAAAATACCAGCGTTGTCGCCGGCCATAGCCTTGTCCAATTCCTTTCTGAACATCTCAATACCAGTAACAGTGGTCTTCAAGGGTTGAGCATTGTGGCCGACAATCTCGACTTCCTCACCCTTCTTGAAGTTACCCCTCTCGACTCTACCAGTAACAACAGTCCCTCTTCCGGAGATAGAGAAAATGTCCTCAACAggcatcaaaaatggttTTTCCAGGTCTCTCTGTGGGGTTGGGATGTGTTCGTCAACAGCGTCTAGAAGCTTCATGATGGCTTGCTCGCCGATCTCGGGTCTCTTACCTTCGAGAGCGCACAAAGCAGAACCCATCACAACAGGGGTGTTGTCACCGTCAAATCCGTATTGTGTTAGCAACTCCCTCATTTCCATTTCCACAAGTTCCAACatttcttcgtcgtccACGGTGTCAACCTTGTTGACGAATACCACGATGTCCTGCACACCGACCTGTCTGGCTAGCAGCAAATGCTCTCTAGTCTGAGGCATTTGGCCGTCAGTGGCGGCAACAACAATGATGGCACCGTCCATCTGCGCGGCACCGGTAATCATATTCTTAATGTAATCGGCGTGACCTGGACAGTCAACGTGCGAGTAGTGTCTCTTGTCCGTCTCGTATTCAACGTGGGCGGTGGAAATGGTAATACCACGCGCTCTCTCTTCAGGGGCTTTGTCGATGGCAGCATAGTCCAGAAAGTCGGCGCCACCCTTCACGGCTAGAGTCTTTGTGATGGCAGCAGTCAGCGTAGTTTTCCCGTGGTCGACATGGCCGATGGTACCGATGTTCAAATGTGGCTTGGTACGGTCAAATGCAGCCGCATAAGAGCGGAGAGCAGTGCTGGCAAAGGACCTGGTTGCCGGCCTGGCAATTAGAGAGAAAGCTCTAGGCACAAGgaacattttgaaacccTATTATCCTGGAGATTCGATGCTTTCGATTCCAGCGGGGTTGCTGGGCGATCAAATTATAGTAACGACCTTTATATTCTATAAACGgggaaaatttttctgaCATACGTATATAGTGATTATATGTCGTCACGGACGGTATTGATCAACAATCAAGCGCATTAGGATATCAGCTAAGTAGCCCATAGAGAGTATCAGCGGGGCATCGCAGAGTATAAAGAACAGAAAGTTACAGTAGCCATGCCACGATTCTGTGACTATTGTCATTCGTACTTGACGCACGACACACCGAGCGTGCGAAAAAGCCATTTGCTAGGGAAGAATCATGTCAAGCTCGCGGCAGACTACTATTGCAACAAAGCACGCCAGACCGAGAAGcccatctttgaaaagtcgCGGAGCGCCAAAAAGAACCGGAAGCGGGCGCGGAGCCCGCGCGGACAAGAGCCAGAGCGGCGCTGGACGCTGCACTGCGATACCAATCGCCAAAAACGGCAGTCGCACAGGGCTGCGTTGGCACAACAGGATCTGGCGCCCATATCGgtgctcgagaagctgtACCGCCACTCGCCCGCGTACGCCAAGGTTTTTGTCTCGGAATGTCGGCTGGATACAGGCCAGTCGGTGCGTCTGGAGCGGCTTCCGCAGCGCGCGAACAAAAGACCGCAGCGGACGGCCGCGGCAGATCCCCAGAAGCCGACGCGCGACACGCTGTATAAACCAGACTACTCGGACGCTGGGAAGATCCCATCTGCTGTGCTtctgccgccgccgccttCGCTCGCGCGGTGGCCCGCGTGCCCACCGCTGCAGCTCGCCAGCGACCGCGCCGCGACCGCGACCGTCCAGCACGTGACCCGCAAGCTGGAGGCACGCCGCTAGATCCCTGGATCTTCGCGATCCCGGTCTCGCTTAGCATATCGTTTCTGTCATTAGTCATTAAATTAATTAAACTTCATGTATGTGTCCCGGCGCCGCGCGCTCCAGTGTTTCACGCCTTCACGTCccgcagctgctgctcctcgtCGTCTGCCGCGCTTCGCAGCCCCAGTGCTGCCACAACCACTATCAACCCCACCGTCAGAACCACGACCACGCTGATCAGGAACCACACTATTACAAACCCGCTCAGGTCGTCTAGCTCGCCGTGCCCAGCGACAGAGTTCACCAGTGGTCCCAGAAACCCTCCGCTCTCTGGACCGTGTCTCTCGCTACACAGCTTATGCGCGTTCGCTATCATCTCTATCTATAAATGTGAATTTtttgcttgagctttttgggcCTATTCTCTTTGCGCTTGGAGTCTCAGAACCAGTTCGTTGAAGCCTCGAATCTGGATGGTATCAGTATTTACTCGAACTTTATACGCAACAATTACTCGATTACCGGTGCTGAATGTCAGAAAGATAGAAGGACGCACCACCCTGttgctttgttttgctCTGTATTATCGATATTAGAACTTGTAATACATTCACAACAGAATGGGCTTGCCAGAGAAGACTCTACGGACTTTGTGTCGCCTTATATACCATCCTTTATCCTTTGCCAAACTGGATTTGTAATGATGCATTTTAGCTAACTTGGGTATAAACGACTCGCTGTCGTCGGTAGCAACTTGTGTGATCGTTGAAAAATCCCTCAGCCGCGGGCGAAAACCGGCCATGACACAGAGCAATCTACACGAAAACGGGAAAAAATTAAGCTGATTGAGTAGTGCCTACCCGGTTGGTAAGCCTAACTCCGCACGCGCGCGGAAAGGAAGTCACCAGGAAGCCAAGGTGGTTATGTAGCGCGGCGTTTCTGAGAGCTCATTTGCCGCCCATGCGGCCGAAATGACGTGACGCGCGCAGGcggggggggggggggggggggggcCGGGAGGAAGCGCACGATATACGGTGGGTGCAAAGAGAAAGCTCGGCCGCGCGTCACCGCGTATCTCCGCCAGGGGCCGGCGGCTAATGAGGGCTATCAGGGCTTGATACGCACGTGACAGCCTCGTATAGGCGCTTTGGGGGAACGAGAGGGTAGCCGCCAATATCATCCGGGCGCAAGAGAGCTCGGATCGTGGTGGTACTCGAAATGCACAAATGCCGCGGCGGGACCTGCCAGCTCGATCCACCAGCTCTGTAGTGGCGTGTCGCTTGCGGCCGCCAGCCGCCGCAGCGCACGCTTGTGTAGGTCGACGAGAAGTCTTTCCAGAGGTGCGCTGCGGGCAAGTCCGAGTAGATCGCAGGCCCTACGGAAATCGATCTTGCCTGTGTAGGAGCGCAGTTCGACGAGGGCGGCGATGCGCTGGGTCACGTAATCGTCGCAGTTCTTGAGAACCCTGAGGTTCAGGATACGGCCTTGCGCGAAAACGCTGATGAGGCCTGCGCGCGCGAGCCGCTGTAGAACGTCGGCAAAAAGCGAGCTGGCAACTTCATCCACGGGTCGCGCCTGGCGGCGCGCCCGCTGGGCGGCGACGCGGCGAAGAACTCGTAAAGGGCCAGGGCTCCGGAAGGTGTTCAGAGTGGAGACCTCGACACGGTTCTGCGTGAGGAGGTGGTCCAGAACGTGGCGGACGTAATCGTGGACACTTGCGCGAGGACCTGCGGCTTGGTCGATGGTCTCCACAAGCTCGGGCGCGCGAGAACGTTCGTGCATTTCCGGGCTTCGGGCCTGTGTTTGCTCATGGCGCCCGGTGTGAGGCTCCGACTCTGCCTCTTGGTCGCCCAGCACCATGTCTTGGGAGACGTGCTTGAAAGGAAGCACAATCTCGCGAGGCCCCTCGGAATAGTCATCGGCGATCTTCATCTCCCTTTGGTAgtgctgctgctccagCCATTGGATAAAGTTGTAGCTAGACGGAGGGGCGTTGCCCGCTGGCGCACAGACGCGATCCAGTACGGCCTTCTCCACCGTCCAAGGGACGCTCAGCTCTCTGCGCCACTTCATTGCCCTCTTCCAAAACTCGATCTCATCTTGAAGTTCGCTGCAAATCCTTACGCTCTGAACGTCCAGCTCTCCGAACCTGTTCATTTGCCCGGCAAGCTTGAGCGTCCAGCCGCTCAGGTCCCCTAAGGGGAGCCCGCTCCGCAGAACAACGCCTTTAGAGCACTTGACACTCAACAAAGTGGGCGGGCCTCGAGGTTCCCGCGTGGAGTCGTCAAGTTTAAACATGGCATTGTCACATTCACCTATTAGCT
Encoded proteins:
- the TUF1 gene encoding translation elongation factor Tu (highly similar to uniprot|P02992 Saccharomyces cerevisiae YOR187W TUF1 Mitochondrial translation elongation factor Tu comprises both GTPase and guanine nucleotide exchange factor activities while these activities are found in separate proteins in S. pombe and humans), with the protein product MFLVPRAFSLIARPATRSFASTALRSYAAAFDRTKPHLNIGTIGHVDHGKTTLTAAITKTLAVKGGADFLDYAAIDKAPEERARGITISTAHVEYETDKRHYSHVDCPGHADYIKNMITGAAQMDGAIIVVAATDGQMPQTREHLLLARQVGVQDIVVFVNKVDTVDDEEMLELVEMEMRELLTQYGFDGDNTPVVMGSALCALEGKRPEIGEQAIMKLLDAVDEHIPTPQRDLEKPFLMPVEDIFSISGRGTVVTGRVERGNFKKGEEVEIVGHNAQPLKTTVTGIEMFRKELDKAMAGDNAGILLRGVRRDQLKRGMVLAKPGTVKAHTKFLASLYILSKEEGGRHSGFGENYRPQMFVRTADVTVVLKFPEAVEDHSMQVMPGDNVEMECELVHPTPLEAGQRFNIREGGKTVGTGLVTRIIE
- the YHC1 gene encoding Yhc1p (some similarities with uniprot|Q05900 Saccharomyces cerevisiae YLR298C YHC1 U1 snRNP protein required for pre-mRNA splicing) encodes the protein MPRFCDYCHSYLTHDTPSVRKSHLLGKNHVKLAADYYCNKARQTEKPIFEKSRSAKKNRKRARSPRGQEPERRWTLHCDTNRQKRQSHRAALAQQDLAPISVLEKLYRHSPAYAKVFVSECRLDTGQSVRLERLPQRANKRPQRTAAADPQKPTRDTLYKPDYSDAGKIPSAVLLPPPPSLARWPACPPLQLASDRAATATVQHVTRKLEARR
- the STN1 gene encoding Stn1p (some similarities with uniprot|P38960 Saccharomyces cerevisiae YDR082W STN1 Protein involved in telomere length regulation functions in telomere metabolism during late S phase), with the translated sequence MANWDHVVYRNKDVDYYVPSLFHLSPTFQTTVPCLVCDLSYHFKRSKIITQKYYAGEPDAWLYGNYPIGSVEVLGCVAGWKWKLIGECDNAMFKLDDSTREPRGPPTLLSVKCSKGVVLRSGLPLGDLSGWTLKLAGQMNRFGELDVQSVRICSELQDEIEFWKRAMKWRRELSVPWTVEKAVLDRVCAPAGNAPPSSYNFIQWLEQQHYQREMKIADDYSEGPREIVLPFKHVSQDMVLGDQEAESEPHTGRHEQTQARSPEMHERSRAPELVETIDQAAGPRASVHDYVRHVLDHLLTQNRVEVSTLNTFRSPGPLRVLRRVAAQRARRQARPVDEVASSLFADVLQRLARAGLISVFAQGRILNLRVLKNCDDYVTQRIAALVELRSYTGKIDFRRACDLLGLARSAPLERLLVDLHKRALRRLAAASDTPLQSWWIELAGPAAAFVHFEYHHDPSSLAPG